The window TCTCGGACGGCATCGCGGACTTCGACGAGCTGTACGACGCCATGTCCAGCGCGTCTCGGAATGTCTATGACCTCGTCAACGATCCGACGTTCGAGACCCAGCCAGACCCGGCCCTGCCGAAGAACACGGTCGGCAACTACATCACGCCGGTCAGGCTGCCGAACGGCGGCTCGGCCAGTGGGTCGGCGGCTGCGCCGTCCAGCTCGACCACGTCCACGACGGCAGCCCCGCGCCCGCCGACCTCAAACGTCGCACCGGCCGCGCCCGCGCCGACCAGTCCGCCGGCGGACCGGCCGCGCGCTCCCGCTCCGACCTCCGCGCCGGCGATCGCCCTGACCCCGACGCCCGGCAGCGGACCGGCGATTGCGCCCAAGCCGGCCTCGAAACCGGCAGAGAAGCCGGCTGAAAAGCCGTCCGAGAAGCCGCAAGCGCCCGCCAGCACGCCGGCCATCAAGCCCATCGGCCCGTCGATCTTCGTGATCGCGACGCCGACGAAGACGCCGTAGCTGGGCCGAGGGCGATGCCGGGCGGCCTACGCCGAGCAGCGCGCCGCCAGCCGCTCCGCGAACTCGCCCGACATCCGCTGGACGACGAGACTGGCGCCGCCTTCGATCAGCGACGCCAGCCGCCCGGACACCTCCACCTGCCCGCTGACCGTGACCCGCGAGCCCTGCTCGGCCGGCCCGGGGACCACGCCGAATCGGGCCGTCGAGCGCATCCGCGTGCCGCCGATGCCGTCCTTGCCCTGCGCCGTGATGGTCCCCTGGCGGGCAGCGTCGTCCAGCGTGAGCGTCGCCTGGACGCGGAACGTCACGCGGGTCGGGCCGAACTTGACGACGACGCTCGTGTCCAGCGACCCGTCCTCATTCTCCTTGACGATGCTGGCGCCGGGCACACAGCCGACGACGGCCTGCGGATCCGAGAGCACCCGCCAGACGCGATCTGGCGGGGCGGCAACGTCGAACTGCTCGCGGATCTCGATCATGCCGATGCCCTTGCCGTGCCGCCTGGCTCAGACATCCTGGCCAAACCAGAGCCGGCTGTACGGCACGCTGATGACGCTCCGCGAGACACGGATGTCCAGCACCATCGGGCCGTCGCCTGCCACGAACTCGTCGATGCCGGCCTGGACCTCCTCGAGGGTGCGGGCCTGCATCCCTCGACACCCGAACGCCCGAGCCACCGCTCCCAGATCCGGCGTCGTGATGACGGAGGCGCGCGTGTCCATCTTCTTCGAGACGAATTTCTGGTACTCGGCCCCAAGCGCCTCGTCGTTGAAGACGGCCACCAGCAGCTTGACGCCTAGTCGGGCCGCCGTGTCCAGCTCGGAGGCGTGCATCAACACACTGGCGTCGCCGTCCACCACGGCGAGCGGCTGACCGTTCAGCGCCACCGCCGCCCCGATGCCTGTCGGCAACGCCTGCCCGATGCATCCGAACGTGTTGATCGTCCAGGTCGGGCGGCGGGGCTTGCGCATGAAGATCGCCGTGATGCCCGAGCAGTGCCCGGTCCCGTGGATCACGCCGACCTCGTCTGGCAGCCGCTCGTCCAGCATCGCGGCGACGCGGCGTGGATCGACCGTGCCCGGTTCCAGCTCGAACTCGCGGGGGTCGGGATCGTATTCGCTGAGGATCGCACGGGTCTCGGCAGTGCGATAGCCGGTCTGGGCGTGGCCCTGCGCCGCCAACTGCTGCTCGATTAGCTCGACCGTCAGGCGGGCGTCGCCCTGCAAGTAGTGGTCGGCCCGCTTGCCGTTGCCCATCACGATGGCCGGCTTTAGATCGATCTGCACGTAGCGGGCGTTCGGGAAGATGTAGCCGTGCTCGGTGGTGTAGTGGTTCAGGCTCGCGCCGACCCCGATCACGCAGTCGGCATCGGCAAACAGCTCGATGGTGGTCTTGGTGGCGTAGAGGCCGGACACGCCGACGTGGTACTCGTTCTCGCCCAGCCAGCCCTTCATCGGGAGGGTCGTGGCGACCAGCGCCCCGATACGGTCGGCCAGCCGAAGCACGG is drawn from Chloroflexota bacterium and contains these coding sequences:
- a CDS encoding SRPBCC family protein codes for the protein MIEIREQFDVAAPPDRVWRVLSDPQAVVGCVPGASIVKENEDGSLDTSVVVKFGPTRVTFRVQATLTLDDAARQGTITAQGKDGIGGTRMRSTARFGVVPGPAEQGSRVTVSGQVEVSGRLASLIEGGASLVVQRMSGEFAERLAARCSA
- a CDS encoding thiamine pyrophosphate-binding protein, which produces MKVYEALANTFVKEGVTTVFGLMGNGNMYWWHTLDQHPGVSIHETRHEGTALTMAEGWARATGQPGICTVTQGPGLSQLATSLMVAVKANVPMVVFAGETALSDHDAVQKMDQQKFVDATGAGFVPIWTAGGVDDAVREAFFRARVESRPIVLNAPMDVQQLAYDGEGDEYEPSTTLLPGLQRVQPDPSRLRSALATIAESEKPVIVVGQGAAKADAGEAVLRLADRIGALVATTLPMKGWLGENEYHVGVSGLYATKTTIELFADADCVIGVGASLNHYTTEHGYIFPNARYVQIDLKPAIVMGNGKRADHYLQGDARLTVELIEQQLAAQGHAQTGYRTAETRAILSEYDPDPREFELEPGTVDPRRVAAMLDERLPDEVGVIHGTGHCSGITAIFMRKPRRPTWTINTFGCIGQALPTGIGAAVALNGQPLAVVDGDASVLMHASELDTAARLGVKLLVAVFNDEALGAEYQKFVSKKMDTRASVITTPDLGAVARAFGCRGMQARTLEEVQAGIDEFVAGDGPMVLDIRVSRSVISVPYSRLWFGQDV